Within Petrotoga sp. 9PW.55.5.1, the genomic segment ATTAAAAAGTTTATCAATACCACAATTATAAGTGAAGGAAGGAAATTTCCAACTTTTATATCTTTTATTTCTAATAGTCTGATTCCTATGGCAATTATCATAGCCCCACCCACGGCAGTAAAATCATTTAAATAATAAGGATCAGATAAAAAAGATAACATTGTTGCTAAACTGACAATAGATCCTTGTATTAAAAAGACACTCACAGCAGAGAATACAACCCCAAGCCCGTATGCTGAAGCTAAAACCATAGAAGATATTCCATCTAGAACAGATTTTAGAAATATTATTGAGTTATCTCCTGATATGCCAGCATTCAAACACCCTATAATTGTCATAGGTCCTATTACAAATAAAACAGTAGCTGTAATAAAACCCTTTACAAAGGGAGTTTCTCCTTCAGATCTTTCTACAATATTGGCAAGTTTCCCAAGTCCATTTTCTATTTTTAAGAGTTCTCCTATCACTCCGCCTAGAGCTAGTGAAACAAGAACAACTATGAGGTTGTTGGCATCTAATCCCATACCTAATCCAATCAAAAAGGTTGTTAATCCTACACTTTGAAATAGAATTATTCTAAGATTATTTGGTAATTTGTTTCCTATAATTGTACCCAAGCTAGCTCCAACTAAAACAGTTAAAGTATTTACAATGACGGCAATATTAAACATGGAGATTCTGTCCCCTCTATATTTTTAATTTTCGATATAATATAGTTCAAAATTCATAGAACTGAACTCTCTAAAGTTATTAGAATCAATAAGATCTTTCAAGGTTGAAACATATAACTCTCTTTGCTGAGAGTAATACAATAAACCATCTTCATAACTTTTATTTTTTATGATTCCTGCTCTAATTAATCTAAAGTCTTCATAATAGTTTAAAGAATTAAGTTTTAATGCGTAACTTCTCATAGAGTCAGTTAAAGATTCAAATTTTTTAACCTCATAAATTTCACCTTCGGCTCTTTCAGCAGGAACTATACCTGTTCCAGATTCCCAAGTCCATTCGCCAAAGATATTATTTCCTTCTATGGCAAATCTAGAGCTCCCCCAACCCGATTCTTTAGCTGATTGTCCTAAAGCAATTTCTATAGGAATTGGTTTTATTCTTATTTTTAATTCTTCGATGTTTGTTGCATTATATTTTGCTTTTAAGTTTTCTATGGTTTCAAGATCATTTTCTATTAATGCTTTATCTAACTTTATCTGTTCATTTTCTATTTCGGCGTTAATAGCAAGTATAATAGGGAGCATTATTTTCGTAAATAATTCTTTTTTCTTTTCAACTGGATAAACATCAGGAAAATCTTTTGGAAAACTTTTTATCAAAACATTTGGAATTTCAGGGTTATCTAAATTGTAATTTATGGATTCAAAATAAGCGTCTAAATCTTTCCAACTTTCAAATTCTAAGGTTACCCAATTGATATCTTCTGGTTTACTTTCTATTTTTCGATTATTGTATGATATGAATATGGTTAGAGCTGTGAAAATTATTATTGCAAAGATAGTTAAAGATATTAGTATTTTCTTCTTTCCCATTTTCTACCTCCAATGTTTTATGGAATTAATCGCAAAAGCCAATATTTTACATATTCAATATTATTTTCGTCTCTGGCAAAAATAGCGATTCTATTAACAGTCTTAGTGTTGGGTAATATCTTTTTTTCTGAATATATAATGTTTTCATCTAGAGATGTTGGCAAAACACCTTCTTGAGTTATATATACCGTTGGTCTTTTGGGATTGATATTTTTTGTAACGGCTTTTATTTGAATTTCTGTATTTACTTTTACTTCTTGAGGTTCATAATTGCCCAGTATTAAAGCTCTTCTGTTTAATACATAGTTTAAATGCTCTAACTCTGCCCAATCTTGAAGTAAAGCTTCTCTTGGAATAAAATAATTTCCATATTCTTTAACATAAGGACCCGAATCCTGAGCAAAAG encodes:
- a CDS encoding DUF554 domain-containing protein, which encodes MFNIAVIVNTLTVLVGASLGTIIGNKLPNNLRIILFQSVGLTTFLIGLGMGLDANNLIVVLVSLALGGVIGELLKIENGLGKLANIVERSEGETPFVKGFITATVLFVIGPMTIIGCLNAGISGDNSIIFLKSVLDGISSMVLASAYGLGVVFSAVSVFLIQGSIVSLATMLSFLSDPYYLNDFTAVGGAMIIAIGIRLLEIKDIKVGNFLPSLIIVVLINFLITFF
- a CDS encoding glucosaminidase domain-containing protein; its protein translation is MGKKKILISLTIFAIIIFTALTIFISYNNRKIESKPEDINWVTLEFESWKDLDAYFESINYNLDNPEIPNVLIKSFPKDFPDVYPVEKKKELFTKIMLPIILAINAEIENEQIKLDKALIENDLETIENLKAKYNATNIEELKIRIKPIPIEIALGQSAKESGWGSSRFAIEGNNIFGEWTWESGTGIVPAERAEGEIYEVKKFESLTDSMRSYALKLNSLNYYEDFRLIRAGIIKNKSYEDGLLYYSQQRELYVSTLKDLIDSNNFREFSSMNFELYYIEN